In Corynebacterium aquatimens, one genomic interval encodes:
- the pgeF gene encoding peptidoglycan editing factor PgeF, with protein sequence MTNTSDRPVRMVFTSRAGGVSASPYDSFNLGLHVGDAPDAVARNRQRLADIIGIDAARFVWMEQLHTNTVTVVDGPRDEPVPATDAIVTTQVELPLCVLVADCVPVLLADHTAGVIAAAHAGRLGARNGIVQKTVETMVGLGATPAHIQVLLGPAAAGASYEVPADMAADVEAHLPGSRTTTTRGTAGIDVRAGLVRQLLSLGVTTIDADPRDTITDENFFSYRREGPTGRQAGVVWLTGN encoded by the coding sequence ATGACCAACACATCTGATCGCCCCGTCCGCATGGTGTTCACCAGCCGTGCAGGCGGGGTGTCTGCGTCCCCATACGATTCCTTCAACCTGGGGCTTCACGTCGGGGATGCCCCGGATGCCGTTGCACGCAATCGCCAACGGCTGGCCGACATCATCGGTATTGATGCGGCGCGCTTTGTGTGGATGGAGCAATTGCACACCAACACCGTGACCGTTGTCGACGGGCCGAGGGATGAACCGGTTCCCGCCACGGACGCGATAGTGACAACGCAGGTGGAGCTTCCGCTGTGCGTACTGGTTGCTGACTGCGTGCCGGTGCTGCTTGCGGACCACACGGCAGGCGTTATCGCCGCGGCGCATGCCGGTCGGCTTGGTGCCCGCAACGGGATCGTTCAAAAGACCGTGGAAACGATGGTCGGGCTTGGCGCCACACCCGCGCACATTCAGGTGCTGCTTGGCCCCGCGGCCGCTGGTGCGTCCTACGAAGTGCCCGCGGACATGGCCGCGGATGTTGAGGCGCACCTGCCGGGCTCACGCACAACAACTACCCGCGGGACCGCCGGCATTGACGTGCGCGCCGGACTCGTGCGGCAACTGCTGAGCCTGGGCGTGACAACCATCGACGCTGACCCGCGCGACACCATTACGGATGAGAACTTCTTCTCCTACCGTCGCGAAGGGCCCACCGGACGCCAAGCTGGCGTTGTGTGGCTCACCGGAAACTAG
- a CDS encoding YggS family pyridoxal phosphate-dependent enzyme: MALDIDPARREEIARNLDAVRKKLHEAEASAGRAPGSVELLPVTKFHAVEDIAILGELGVTLVGENREQEARDKAETLRGAEAPAHPAGIAMLGQIQSKKANSVARWAAEVHSVDSVKLASGLDRGMALALERGDRTGTVLPCFIQFSFDGDPQRGGVERAGIDELADAIASAEHLQLAGIMVVPPLGADAEEVFSVSREITDVLSEKYCSADTESDTVKEPGTMGSKLRLSAGMSQDFPLAIECGSDIVRVGTALLGARPVR, from the coding sequence GTGGCACTCGACATTGATCCTGCCCGACGCGAAGAAATCGCCCGCAACCTTGACGCCGTGCGTAAAAAGCTTCATGAGGCCGAAGCCAGCGCCGGCCGCGCGCCGGGCAGTGTAGAACTTCTTCCCGTGACCAAGTTCCACGCGGTCGAAGACATTGCGATCCTCGGTGAACTGGGCGTCACGCTCGTCGGGGAAAACCGCGAACAGGAAGCCCGTGACAAGGCCGAGACGCTTAGGGGAGCGGAAGCGCCTGCGCACCCTGCGGGCATAGCAATGCTTGGCCAGATCCAGTCCAAGAAGGCGAACTCGGTCGCCCGCTGGGCAGCGGAGGTGCATTCTGTTGATTCGGTGAAGCTCGCCAGCGGGTTGGACCGCGGCATGGCGCTGGCACTCGAGCGCGGTGACCGGACCGGCACCGTGTTGCCGTGTTTTATACAGTTTTCCTTTGACGGCGACCCTCAGCGCGGCGGCGTCGAGCGAGCCGGCATCGACGAACTAGCGGACGCGATCGCCTCGGCCGAGCACCTTCAACTCGCCGGGATCATGGTCGTTCCGCCACTCGGTGCAGACGCTGAAGAAGTGTTTTCTGTCAGCCGGGAGATCACGGATGTACTGAGCGAAAAATACTGCTCCGCAGACACTGAGTCGGACACGGTGAAAGAGCCGGGGACCATGGGGTCAAAGTTGCGTCTGTCTGCTGGAATGTCCCAAGATTTTCCTCTCGCAATTGAATGTGGGTCGGACATCGTGCGTGTCGGAACAGCGCTGCTTGGTGCCCGCCCCGTACGCTAA
- a CDS encoding cell division protein SepF, with protein MSFKNSMMEFFGLGAYSPDDDAYYDDPAFDDRRSDSYSRSNERYAGAAPARSYDDYAERESRSYREEREASIISVRPRNYNDAKDIGEPFRDGDAVVMDLSGVDKPTAMRLIDFAAGLCFAARGKMHKLTRSGENHLVFAIVPENARTSVPELERVAALR; from the coding sequence ATGTCGTTCAAAAACAGCATGATGGAGTTCTTTGGCCTCGGCGCCTACAGCCCCGACGATGATGCTTACTACGACGACCCGGCTTTCGACGACCGCCGCTCTGATTCCTACTCCCGCAGCAACGAACGCTACGCCGGTGCAGCCCCTGCTCGTTCCTACGATGACTACGCGGAGCGTGAGTCGCGCAGCTACCGCGAAGAGCGTGAAGCCTCGATCATCAGCGTTCGCCCGCGCAACTACAACGACGCCAAGGACATTGGCGAGCCGTTCCGCGATGGTGACGCAGTGGTGATGGACCTCTCCGGTGTGGACAAGCCGACGGCAATGCGCCTGATCGATTTCGCTGCTGGCCTGTGTTTCGCAGCGCGCGGCAAGATGCACAAGCTGACCCGCTCCGGCGAGAACCACCTTGTGTTCGCGATCGTTCCGGAAAACGCGCGCACCAGCGTGCCGGAACTCGAGCGCGTCGCTGCACTGCGTTAA
- a CDS encoding YggT family protein: MLGAILYSLVGLYTLIVIVRLIIEMIQSFSKHFNPPAWFAVVGEFFFVLTDPPIKALRRVIPPLQLGAVALDVSVLVLFFGLTVLSIIIQLTLIS; the protein is encoded by the coding sequence ATGCTCGGAGCGATTCTTTATTCTCTAGTCGGCCTCTACACCCTCATCGTGATTGTCAGGCTGATCATTGAGATGATTCAATCCTTTTCTAAACACTTCAACCCGCCGGCCTGGTTTGCGGTGGTAGGGGAGTTTTTCTTTGTGCTCACAGACCCGCCGATCAAAGCTTTACGACGAGTGATTCCACCCCTGCAACTAGGTGCCGTGGCGTTGGATGTCAGCGTGCTGGTCTTATTCTTTGGGCTCACTGTGTTGAGCATCATCATTCAATTGACGCTTATTTCATGA
- the wag31 gene encoding DivIVA-like cell division protein Wag31 — translation MPLTPADVHNVAFSKPPIGKRGYNEDEVDQFLDLVEDTLAQLQDENDDLRARVEELGRSGGAAAPAAPAAESKVDEAAIRREIEDRVRSEYEAKLRECQEAKNRAEADARAAHEEVARVREEAQRAKTQADNNQQGSQKVGLVAAAPAQPAPAQPQAPTSTGEAHVQAAKVLGLAQETADRLTSEAEAESKALVDNARTEAARQVNDAEQHAQRTRREAEEHANRVVSEAQKKADETTADANSRAEAQIRSAEEKAAQLRADAERKHTEIMNTVKQQQTALEARIAELRTFEREYRTRLKNLLQSQLEELETRGTSAPNGNEN, via the coding sequence ATGCCGCTGACACCAGCAGACGTTCACAATGTTGCTTTTAGCAAGCCGCCGATTGGCAAGCGTGGCTACAACGAGGACGAGGTTGATCAGTTCCTCGACCTGGTTGAGGACACCCTGGCGCAGCTGCAGGATGAGAACGATGATCTCCGCGCTCGCGTTGAGGAACTAGGCCGCTCCGGTGGCGCCGCCGCCCCGGCTGCCCCCGCCGCAGAATCCAAGGTTGACGAGGCCGCGATTCGCCGCGAGATCGAAGACCGCGTTCGCTCCGAGTACGAAGCTAAGCTGCGCGAGTGCCAGGAAGCCAAGAACCGTGCAGAGGCTGACGCTCGCGCTGCCCACGAAGAGGTTGCACGCGTCCGCGAGGAAGCTCAGAGGGCTAAGACGCAGGCAGACAACAACCAGCAGGGCAGCCAGAAGGTTGGCCTGGTTGCAGCTGCTCCGGCTCAGCCAGCTCCGGCACAGCCGCAGGCACCGACCTCCACCGGTGAGGCTCACGTCCAGGCAGCGAAGGTCCTGGGTCTGGCTCAGGAAACCGCAGACCGCCTCACGTCCGAGGCTGAGGCAGAGTCCAAGGCATTGGTCGACAACGCACGCACCGAGGCTGCGCGCCAGGTCAATGATGCTGAGCAGCACGCACAGCGCACCCGCCGTGAGGCTGAGGAGCACGCAAACCGCGTTGTTTCTGAGGCTCAGAAGAAGGCCGATGAGACCACCGCTGATGCAAACTCCCGTGCTGAGGCACAGATCCGCAGCGCCGAAGAGAAGGCTGCACAGCTGCGCGCGGACGCTGAGCGCAAGCACACCGAGATCATGAACACGGTGAAGCAGCAGCAGACCGCACTCGAGGCACGCATCGCAGAGTTGCGCACCTTCGAGCGCGAGTACCGCACCCGCCTGAAGAACTTGCTGCAGTCCCAGCTCGAAGAGCTTGAGACCCGTGGCACCTCCGCGCCGAACGGCAACGAGAACTAA
- a CDS encoding heavy metal translocating P-type ATPase yields MTCTSCASRVQRKLNKLDGVDASVNFSTETASVDYNPETTDRDALVQVVRDAGYDAFAMNANDDAVAQDTDDAGDQAAGFSAVDKAREEEQAKLKRTVIWSAILTVPIVALSMIPALQFTYWQWAVFTLTTLVYVVAGAPFHRATLTNLRHGGVTMDTLISLGTTAAYVWSVWALFIGNAGEPGMTMEMHPFDWGGHAGDHGMDEIYLETVAVVITFLLLGRWFETKAKGRSSQALRDLASMGAKEAAVIRDGQEVRIPASRIAVGDRFVVRPGEKIATDGTVISGASSVDNSMITGESVPVEVTEGDHVTGATVNQTGRLIVEATRVGADTTLSRMSELVRQAQAGQAPVERLVDRISRVFVPAVIVISLITLGAHLALGHETTTAFSAAVAVLIIACPCALGLATPTAILVGTGRGAQMGLLIKGPEILESTRKVDTIVLDKTGTVTSGTMAVDAIEPAAGFSADDVLRLAASVEVDSEHPIARAIVTEASTKGLSLIDGQAFTSTPGHGVQATVDGKEIIVGRNAHESLADTIAGFERDGATAVAVSIDGEPAGVISVRDTIKPTSGQAIEEFRSLGLTPYLLTGDNAGAATWAARQVGIDENNVMASVMPEDKVTVVEKLQAEGKTVAMVGDGVNDAAALATADLGLAMGSGTDVAIEASDITLMGGDLQSAASAIRLSRSTLRIIKGNLFWAFAYNVLLIPVAASGLLNPMFAGIAMAFSSVFVVTNSLRLNRFK; encoded by the coding sequence ATGACGTGTACCTCGTGTGCATCGCGTGTCCAGCGCAAGTTGAACAAACTCGACGGGGTGGACGCGTCCGTGAATTTCTCTACGGAAACGGCCTCCGTGGACTACAACCCGGAAACGACGGATCGGGACGCGCTAGTCCAAGTCGTGCGCGACGCCGGCTACGACGCGTTTGCCATGAACGCAAACGATGATGCGGTCGCACAGGACACCGATGATGCCGGCGACCAGGCGGCGGGCTTTTCGGCCGTCGATAAGGCGCGCGAAGAAGAGCAAGCGAAGCTGAAGCGCACGGTGATCTGGTCGGCGATCCTTACCGTGCCCATCGTGGCGTTGTCCATGATTCCTGCGCTGCAGTTCACGTACTGGCAGTGGGCCGTGTTCACGCTCACCACGCTGGTGTACGTGGTTGCGGGCGCCCCATTCCACCGCGCGACGTTGACAAACCTGCGGCACGGCGGGGTCACGATGGACACGCTGATTTCCCTGGGCACCACCGCCGCGTACGTGTGGTCCGTGTGGGCCCTGTTTATCGGCAACGCCGGTGAGCCAGGAATGACGATGGAGATGCACCCCTTCGACTGGGGTGGTCACGCGGGCGACCACGGGATGGACGAAATTTATCTTGAGACCGTCGCCGTGGTGATCACGTTCCTGCTGCTTGGCAGGTGGTTTGAAACCAAAGCGAAAGGCCGCTCTTCCCAGGCGCTGCGGGATCTGGCGTCGATGGGGGCCAAAGAGGCCGCGGTGATCCGCGACGGCCAAGAGGTGCGCATTCCGGCATCCCGGATCGCAGTGGGTGACCGTTTCGTGGTTCGGCCTGGCGAGAAGATCGCTACCGACGGCACGGTGATCTCCGGCGCATCGTCGGTGGACAATTCCATGATCACCGGGGAGTCAGTCCCAGTGGAGGTCACTGAGGGCGACCACGTTACCGGCGCCACGGTCAATCAAACCGGCCGCCTGATTGTCGAAGCGACGCGGGTCGGCGCGGACACCACCCTTTCACGGATGAGTGAACTCGTCCGCCAAGCCCAGGCAGGCCAAGCGCCGGTTGAGCGGCTGGTTGACAGAATCTCGCGCGTCTTTGTGCCGGCGGTGATTGTGATTTCGCTGATCACTTTGGGCGCGCATTTAGCGCTGGGCCACGAAACCACCACGGCGTTCTCGGCCGCCGTTGCGGTCCTCATCATCGCCTGCCCCTGCGCGCTGGGACTCGCCACCCCGACGGCGATCCTCGTGGGTACCGGCCGCGGCGCGCAGATGGGCCTGCTGATCAAAGGCCCAGAAATCCTTGAATCCACGCGCAAGGTGGACACCATCGTGCTGGACAAAACGGGCACCGTCACCTCCGGCACCATGGCGGTTGACGCGATCGAACCCGCCGCCGGTTTCTCCGCCGACGACGTCCTGCGCCTCGCCGCGTCCGTGGAAGTAGACTCCGAACACCCCATCGCCCGCGCGATCGTCACCGAGGCATCCACCAAGGGCCTTTCGCTTATCGACGGCCAGGCATTCACCTCTACCCCCGGCCACGGCGTACAGGCCACGGTCGATGGCAAAGAGATCATTGTTGGCCGGAATGCCCACGAATCGTTGGCCGATACCATCGCCGGCTTTGAACGTGACGGGGCCACCGCTGTAGCGGTCAGCATCGATGGCGAACCCGCCGGTGTGATTTCAGTCCGGGACACGATCAAACCCACGTCTGGGCAGGCGATCGAAGAATTCAGAAGCCTTGGCCTCACCCCCTACTTGCTCACCGGTGATAATGCCGGGGCTGCTACGTGGGCAGCACGCCAGGTCGGAATCGATGAAAACAACGTCATGGCGTCTGTGATGCCGGAAGACAAGGTCACGGTCGTCGAGAAGCTGCAAGCAGAAGGCAAAACCGTCGCGATGGTTGGTGACGGCGTGAACGATGCCGCTGCGCTGGCCACCGCGGACCTAGGGCTCGCAATGGGATCCGGAACCGATGTCGCCATTGAAGCGTCCGATATCACGCTCATGGGCGGTGATCTTCAGTCTGCTGCGAGTGCAATCAGGCTGTCGCGTTCAACCCTGCGGATCATCAAAGGCAACCTGTTTTGGGCGTTTGCTTACAACGTCTTGTTGATCCCCGTGGCTGCTAGCGGGCTGCTCAACCCAATGTTCGCGGGTATCGCGATGGCATTTTCCTCAGTGTTCGTGGTGACGAACTCTTTGCGGTTGAACCGGTTCAAATAA
- a CDS encoding YdhK family protein — translation MNSLTVNPKVLSVAAAVFAGALALSACSPANEKESTQAPTTEAHTMQSQPAEAMEHDHATMTSQAGQEHSGHDHPEDGGPAPEGMVMAENPAYPAGMKVQLDADHMPGMKGSPATIVGAYKTYTYAIDYTPVGGGEPVKNHKWVVQEEIEDAGSQRIPDGTVVTVLADHMKGMQGAKATVVSSTEETVYQVDVQADGMTMKNHKWVTESEIKPAQ, via the coding sequence ATGAATAGCCTTACTGTGAATCCGAAGGTCCTGTCCGTTGCTGCTGCTGTTTTCGCTGGGGCGCTCGCGCTGTCTGCTTGCTCACCGGCGAATGAGAAGGAATCTACTCAGGCGCCCACGACGGAGGCTCACACGATGCAGTCTCAGCCCGCTGAAGCCATGGAGCACGACCACGCGACGATGACCAGTCAAGCGGGCCAAGAACATTCCGGTCACGATCACCCCGAAGACGGCGGTCCGGCGCCGGAGGGAATGGTGATGGCAGAAAACCCGGCTTACCCCGCCGGGATGAAGGTGCAGCTGGACGCTGACCACATGCCGGGGATGAAGGGATCCCCAGCAACCATCGTGGGTGCGTACAAGACGTACACCTACGCGATCGATTACACGCCGGTCGGTGGTGGAGAGCCGGTAAAGAATCACAAGTGGGTTGTCCAGGAAGAGATCGAGGACGCTGGATCCCAGCGCATTCCGGACGGCACAGTGGTGACGGTGCTCGCTGATCACATGAAGGGCATGCAGGGCGCTAAGGCCACGGTCGTTTCTTCCACGGAGGAGACCGTGTACCAAGTCGACGTTCAGGCAGATGGCATGACCATGAAGAACCACAAGTGGGTCACGGAGAGCGAGATCAAGCCCGCGCAGTAG
- the ileS gene encoding isoleucine--tRNA ligase encodes MTGGSSKFPDMEKIVLDYWNADGTFQASLENREGCDEYVFNDGPPFANGLPHYGHLLTGYVKDIVPRFRTMSGYHVPRVFGWDCHGLPAELEAEKQLGITDKAQIEDMGLATFNEYCGKSVLQYAGEWENYVTRQARWVDFENGYKTMDIEYMESVMWAFKELYDKGLIYQGFRVLPYSWAEHTPLSNQETRLDDSYKDRQDPTVTVTLPLTGAREGTPAVATWQAHPELHDAAALAWTTTPWTLPSNLALAVGPDIEYSLVRVRASEGAENEFEGRSFLIATALIGSYAKELGDEPEVLATFNGSELEGLEYTPVFDYFADHDNAFMVLVADYVSTEDGTGIVHQAPAFGEDDMDTCAKYGIDLVIPVDADGKFTTLVPDYAGKLVFDANRDIIRDLRAKNRVLRDQVIVHSYPHSWRSGEPLIYMALPAWFVKVTEIRDRMVELNHNEIEWIPDHMRDGQFGKWLEGARDWNISRTRYWGSPVPAWISDDPAYPRVDVYGSLDELEADFGVRPESLHRPYIDELTRPNPDDPTGKSTMRRVPDVLDCWFESGSMPFAQYHYPFENKEEHDTRQPADFIVEYSGQTRGWFYVMHVLSVALFDRIAFKQVVAHGIVLGSDGQKMSKSKGNYPNVNEVFDRDGSDAMRWFLMSSPILRGGNLIVTEQGIREGVRQAILPIWNAYSFLQLYSSTEAQWSTESTNVVDRYILAKLHDTVERTSAALEATDISGACTEIRLFADTLTNWYVRRSRDRFWAGQEKHPEAFNTLYTVLEVLTRTAAPLLPYVSEVIWRGLTGGRSVHLTDYPRADEFPADEALVAAMDATRAVCSAASSIRKANKLRNRLPLPKLTVAWPEASNLEDFAAVIRDEVNVKDVELTSDVASAGSFEVAVNPKVAGPSLGKDVQRAIKNVKAGNYVHDENNPGNVIVDGDIVLTPEMYTERLVAVNPDSTARIEGLDGLVVLNTEVTEELEAEGWANDVIRGLQDARKREGLEVSDRIAVTLVVPADKVDWANRHADHIAAETLATSFEVVSGSDAGAHEVISGVTATVSKQ; translated from the coding sequence ATGACTGGGGGATCTTCGAAGTTCCCGGACATGGAAAAAATTGTCCTGGATTACTGGAACGCCGACGGCACGTTCCAGGCATCTTTAGAAAACCGCGAGGGCTGCGATGAGTACGTCTTTAATGACGGTCCGCCTTTTGCCAACGGTCTGCCTCACTATGGTCACCTTTTGACCGGTTACGTCAAAGACATCGTGCCGCGTTTCCGCACGATGTCCGGCTACCACGTCCCGCGCGTTTTCGGCTGGGATTGCCACGGTCTGCCCGCCGAGCTGGAAGCGGAAAAGCAGCTGGGCATTACGGATAAGGCTCAGATTGAGGACATGGGTCTTGCCACGTTCAACGAGTACTGCGGCAAGTCCGTCTTGCAGTACGCCGGCGAGTGGGAGAACTACGTCACCCGCCAGGCACGCTGGGTGGACTTTGAAAACGGCTACAAGACCATGGACATTGAGTACATGGAATCCGTCATGTGGGCGTTTAAGGAGCTCTATGACAAGGGCCTGATCTACCAGGGTTTCCGCGTCTTGCCGTACTCCTGGGCCGAGCACACTCCGCTGTCCAACCAGGAGACCAGGTTGGATGACTCCTACAAGGACCGCCAAGACCCCACGGTGACCGTCACTTTGCCGCTCACCGGCGCGCGCGAGGGCACACCCGCGGTAGCCACGTGGCAGGCCCACCCCGAACTTCATGACGCCGCAGCGCTTGCTTGGACGACGACGCCTTGGACTCTTCCATCCAACTTGGCACTGGCTGTCGGCCCGGACATTGAGTACTCGCTGGTCCGCGTCCGCGCGTCCGAGGGTGCGGAGAATGAATTCGAGGGCCGGTCATTCCTCATTGCTACCGCCCTAATTGGGTCCTACGCCAAAGAGCTTGGCGACGAGCCGGAGGTGCTGGCAACCTTCAACGGCAGCGAGCTCGAGGGTCTGGAATACACCCCAGTCTTTGATTACTTCGCCGATCATGACAACGCATTCATGGTGTTGGTGGCGGACTACGTCTCCACCGAAGACGGCACCGGCATCGTCCATCAGGCACCCGCTTTCGGTGAAGACGATATGGATACGTGTGCCAAGTACGGCATCGACCTGGTGATCCCGGTGGATGCGGACGGCAAGTTCACCACCTTGGTTCCGGACTACGCAGGAAAGCTGGTTTTTGACGCGAACCGTGACATCATCCGCGACCTTCGTGCGAAAAACCGCGTCCTGCGGGATCAGGTGATTGTTCACTCCTACCCGCACTCTTGGCGTTCCGGCGAGCCACTGATCTATATGGCTCTGCCTGCCTGGTTTGTGAAAGTCACGGAGATCCGTGACCGCATGGTGGAGCTGAACCACAACGAGATTGAGTGGATCCCGGATCACATGCGCGACGGCCAGTTTGGCAAATGGCTGGAAGGCGCCCGCGACTGGAACATCTCTCGTACCCGTTACTGGGGCTCCCCGGTACCGGCGTGGATTTCCGACGACCCGGCTTACCCGCGCGTGGATGTGTACGGCTCCCTCGATGAGCTGGAAGCGGACTTTGGCGTCCGCCCTGAATCGCTCCACCGCCCGTACATCGACGAGCTGACCCGCCCGAACCCGGACGACCCGACCGGCAAGTCCACGATGCGCCGCGTGCCGGATGTTCTTGACTGCTGGTTTGAGTCCGGCTCCATGCCGTTTGCCCAGTACCACTACCCGTTTGAGAACAAAGAAGAGCACGACACCCGCCAGCCCGCCGACTTCATCGTGGAATACTCCGGTCAGACCCGCGGGTGGTTCTACGTCATGCACGTCCTGTCGGTGGCGCTGTTCGACCGCATCGCCTTCAAACAGGTCGTTGCCCACGGAATCGTGCTGGGTTCTGACGGGCAGAAGATGTCCAAGTCCAAGGGCAACTACCCGAACGTCAATGAGGTCTTCGACCGGGACGGCTCTGACGCGATGCGCTGGTTCCTCATGTCCAGCCCGATTCTGCGCGGCGGCAACCTCATCGTCACCGAACAAGGCATCCGCGAAGGCGTCCGCCAGGCGATCCTGCCGATCTGGAACGCGTACTCGTTCCTGCAGCTGTACTCATCCACGGAGGCACAGTGGTCAACGGAATCCACCAACGTTGTGGACCGCTACATCCTGGCCAAGCTGCACGACACGGTGGAGCGCACATCCGCCGCGTTGGAAGCCACCGATATTTCTGGGGCGTGTACAGAGATTCGCCTGTTCGCCGACACCCTGACCAACTGGTACGTCCGCCGCTCGCGCGACCGCTTCTGGGCTGGCCAGGAAAAGCACCCTGAGGCGTTCAACACCCTGTACACGGTGCTTGAAGTACTCACCCGTACCGCTGCGCCACTTCTGCCGTACGTCTCCGAGGTGATCTGGCGCGGGCTCACCGGTGGGCGCTCCGTGCACCTGACCGACTACCCGCGTGCCGACGAATTCCCGGCCGATGAGGCCCTTGTCGCCGCCATGGATGCGACTCGGGCTGTGTGCTCGGCGGCATCGTCGATACGCAAGGCGAACAAGCTGCGCAACCGCCTGCCGCTACCGAAGCTGACGGTAGCGTGGCCAGAGGCGTCGAACTTGGAAGATTTCGCGGCCGTGATTCGCGATGAGGTCAACGTGAAGGACGTCGAGCTCACGAGCGACGTCGCCTCCGCTGGCTCATTCGAAGTCGCCGTGAATCCCAAGGTCGCTGGCCCAAGCCTGGGCAAGGACGTCCAGCGCGCGATCAAAAACGTCAAGGCGGGCAACTACGTCCACGATGAGAACAACCCGGGCAACGTCATCGTCGACGGCGACATCGTTCTTACCCCGGAGATGTACACCGAGCGCCTCGTGGCCGTGAACCCGGATTCCACCGCTCGCATCGAGGGCCTCGACGGCCTGGTCGTGCTGAACACCGAGGTCACAGAGGAGCTCGAAGCCGAGGGCTGGGCCAACGACGTCATTCGCGGCCTGCAGGATGCCCGCAAGCGCGAAGGTTTGGAGGTCTCCGACCGCATCGCTGTCACGCTTGTCGTGCCCGCGGACAAGGTCGACTGGGCCAACCGCCACGCCGACCACATCGCGGCCGAAACGCTGGCGACGTCCTTTGAGGTCGTCTCCGGCAGTGATGCCGGCGCGCATGAGGTCATCTCCGGAGTGACCGCCACCGTTTCGAAGCAGTAG